CCAATTACGTACATTCGGCGTCATGTATTTACTGTATTACATTTTAAGCCGCAGTGAATTGCCGAAAAACTTCCTTGTGAAAATAGCATGGGTTACGGTATTCTCGGGTGCCGTTATTTTCATTCAGGGGATTGTCGAAAAACTGTCGATGCGCCAGTTATTAATGCCGGAAGTATGGACGGAAAAAATACTTTCTTCAACAAACTTCGTGCGCGTCTACGGTATGCTGAACAATCCAAACTCGTTGGCATTAGTTATGTTCTTTGCCATTGGCGCAGTATTTTTCCTGCGGTGGGCATATAAAAACAATGAATTTAAATGGACGTTCCGTATAGCCCAGGTCGCTTTCTTTGGAATGCTGTTATTGACACTTTCCCGCGGTACATGGATTTCCGCTTTCGTATTCGTCTTATTCTTTATACTGCTATCACGTAATTGGCAGTTATTGAAGAGAATTGCCATTTCATTTGTTGTAGCAATTGCGCTTATTTATTTCCCGGTAAACTGGGGAGTATCGTTTCTACAGAACTTAGGCGTGGAAAGCGCGGTAGCACCTGAGGAAATTTCAGGTGGAATCAGCAACCGCTTCACGGAAACATTCTCGGACGACACTTTGGAGCTAATGCAGGAAAGTGGTCGTATGTTCTATATTAAAAAAGGATTTGAAGTGCTGAAAGATTATCCGATTACAGGTGCCGGCTTTGGTACATTCGGTGGATCGGCGACTTTATCATATGACTCACCAATTTATGAGGAGTACGGTATCCGTTCTGATATTTACGGAGGCAAAAACTTCTATTCCGATAACCAATATATCCAGGTTATTGCGGAGACAGGAGCAGTCGGTGTTCTATTGTTTGCCGGATTCCTTCTTGCGATGGTATGGATGTACTGGAAAGAACGCAAAACAGTCTTCGGACAATATTTATTTGGACTATGGTTTGCGACAGGTGTAGCAGGTTTCTTCTATAATATTTGGGAATTGAAAGTATATGTACTATTCTACTTTATTATCTTTGGAATATTTGCGAGTATGCGCACAATGTATCCAATGCTCAAGCTTAGCGATTACGAAAAACAAAAAGCAGAATAATCAAGGGACTATCTTCTTAGGGAGATAGTTCTTTTTTTATTGATTAAAAGTTTACTGGAGGGTACTTATTCAAGCGAATCAGACTCCTGCGGGAAAAGCGCGAGGGAGAGACTACAGGCTCGAGCCGCGGAAAGCGTCCGCCCGTAATGGAAATCAACGGACTAAATAGAAAGTGTATTTATATTATACTTTTTTACAATATGT
This genomic window from Solibacillus sp. FSL R5-0449 contains:
- a CDS encoding O-antigen ligase family protein — its product is MNDISVKMNKKEWLEIFGAILVLVAAILLPPSIAQISTAIFFVLFAFFKPFQSLVILVPYVIFRTFFIELNPGLKLIGDLITIVVLLRLFLLNTKKFKTWFHFKPFEYFFFAFLIFGAIIGYKNGVSLGAIVFQLRTFGVMYLLYYILSRSELPKNFLVKIAWVTVFSGAVIFIQGIVEKLSMRQLLMPEVWTEKILSSTNFVRVYGMLNNPNSLALVMFFAIGAVFFLRWAYKNNEFKWTFRIAQVAFFGMLLLTLSRGTWISAFVFVLFFILLSRNWQLLKRIAISFVVAIALIYFPVNWGVSFLQNLGVESAVAPEEISGGISNRFTETFSDDTLELMQESGRMFYIKKGFEVLKDYPITGAGFGTFGGSATLSYDSPIYEEYGIRSDIYGGKNFYSDNQYIQVIAETGAVGVLLFAGFLLAMVWMYWKERKTVFGQYLFGLWFATGVAGFFYNIWELKVYVLFYFIIFGIFASMRTMYPMLKLSDYEKQKAE